In a genomic window of Candidatus Thermoplasmatota archaeon:
- a CDS encoding CDC48 family AAA ATPase, whose protein sequence is MTELILKVSEALSKEEVGHGRARLDTISRQKLGVNVADVVEIVGKKTTCATVWRSVPEDEGKGIIRIDGLIRENAGASLGDKVKVSKAEVKPAENISLAPVISEYQRIRFGAGIESVVKKGLLRRALVKGDTIIVPGIALMGGALPFTVVQTSPRGIVQITEDTRITVKEEPVKELEKIPKVTYEDIGGLKEELLRVREMIELPLKHPELFDRLGIEPPKGVLLHGPPGTGKTLIAKAVANESGANFYSILGPEIMSKFYGESEARLREIFGEAEKNAPSIIFIDEVDSIAPKREEVTGEVERRVVAQLLSLMDGLKARGKTIVIAATNRPDAVDPALRRPGRFDREIEIGVPDRAGRKEIMQVHTRAMPLSKDFQLDYFADVTHGFVGADLAALARESAMRALRRYLPEIDLDKPIPAELLEKMEVTNDDFKEALKGIEPSALREVFVEIPKVGWEGVGGLEEIKRKLREAVELPLKDPEAFKRLGIKPPRGILLFGAPGTGKTLLAKAVATESEANFISVKGPELISKWVGESEKGLREIFKKAKQAAPCIVFLDELDAIAPRRGYGYGEAHVTERMVNQLLTSMDGLESLENVVVIGATNRPDILDTALLRAGRFDWVLHIQAPDEKARLKILQIHTKNMPLKNVNLEELAKKTEGYVGADLEALCRESAMIALRENLEANVVTGQHFEKAIQTVRPSVTKETIEYYNRIAKELTSGVKKKEEIGVGYR, encoded by the coding sequence ATGACAGAATTGATACTTAAAGTTTCAGAGGCGCTGAGTAAAGAGGAAGTAGGGCATGGGAGGGCAAGACTTGATACTATCTCAAGGCAGAAGTTAGGAGTCAATGTCGCTGATGTAGTTGAAATAGTTGGCAAGAAAACTACGTGCGCTACTGTATGGCGCTCTGTACCTGAGGACGAAGGCAAAGGGATAATAAGAATCGATGGGTTAATACGCGAGAATGCAGGAGCATCCTTGGGCGACAAAGTCAAAGTTAGTAAGGCTGAGGTAAAGCCAGCTGAAAATATTTCTTTAGCACCTGTAATTTCAGAATATCAAAGAATAAGGTTTGGCGCAGGAATAGAAAGTGTGGTTAAAAAAGGTCTACTGAGAAGAGCTCTAGTTAAAGGCGATACCATAATAGTGCCTGGAATTGCGCTAATGGGAGGTGCTCTACCTTTTACAGTTGTACAAACCTCTCCTAGAGGTATTGTTCAGATTACTGAAGACACTAGGATTACTGTAAAAGAGGAGCCTGTAAAAGAGCTAGAGAAAATACCTAAAGTTACTTACGAAGACATAGGCGGTCTCAAAGAAGAGTTGCTGAGAGTGAGAGAGATGATTGAATTACCTTTAAAGCACCCAGAACTTTTCGATAGACTAGGTATAGAGCCTCCAAAAGGAGTTTTGCTGCATGGACCGCCAGGCACTGGTAAAACGTTAATTGCAAAGGCAGTTGCAAATGAAAGCGGCGCCAATTTCTACTCTATTTTAGGCCCTGAGATAATGTCAAAATTCTACGGCGAAAGCGAAGCCAGACTAAGGGAGATATTTGGAGAAGCTGAGAAGAATGCACCTTCAATCATATTCATTGACGAAGTTGATTCTATTGCGCCTAAACGCGAAGAAGTTACTGGCGAAGTAGAAAGAAGAGTAGTTGCTCAGTTGCTTAGTTTGATGGATGGCTTAAAAGCAAGGGGTAAGACTATAGTTATAGCTGCTACTAACAGACCTGATGCTGTCGATCCAGCTCTGCGCCGTCCAGGGCGTTTCGATCGCGAAATTGAGATAGGTGTACCTGACAGAGCTGGTAGAAAAGAAATAATGCAAGTGCATACTCGCGCAATGCCGCTGTCTAAAGATTTTCAGCTTGACTATTTTGCAGATGTGACTCACGGATTTGTAGGCGCTGATTTAGCAGCACTTGCCAGAGAGAGTGCAATGAGAGCTCTTAGGCGTTATTTGCCTGAAATAGATTTAGATAAACCAATACCTGCAGAACTGCTTGAGAAAATGGAAGTAACTAATGACGATTTTAAGGAAGCTCTTAAAGGTATAGAGCCTAGTGCGCTAAGAGAAGTTTTTGTTGAAATACCTAAAGTAGGCTGGGAAGGTGTAGGAGGCTTAGAAGAGATCAAGCGCAAGCTGAGAGAGGCTGTAGAACTGCCTTTAAAGGACCCGGAAGCTTTTAAAAGGCTTGGTATAAAGCCTCCTAGAGGTATTTTACTTTTCGGAGCGCCTGGCACCGGCAAGACTTTACTTGCCAAAGCAGTAGCTACAGAGAGCGAGGCTAACTTTATTTCTGTTAAAGGTCCTGAGCTTATCTCTAAATGGGTAGGGGAATCAGAAAAGGGCTTGCGCGAAATATTCAAGAAAGCGAAGCAAGCCGCGCCTTGTATTGTATTTCTGGATGAGCTCGATGCAATAGCTCCGCGAAGGGGCTACGGCTATGGCGAAGCCCACGTTACAGAGCGCATGGTAAATCAATTATTAACCTCAATGGATGGCCTTGAGAGCTTAGAAAATGTGGTTGTTATAGGCGCAACTAACAGACCTGATATATTGGATACTGCTTTACTAAGAGCAGGTAGATTTGACTGGGTACTGCATATTCAAGCGCCTGACGAAAAGGCAAGACTTAAAATATTACAAATCCATACTAAGAACATGCCTCTCAAAAATGTGAATCTTGAAGAGCTAGCTAAAAAAACAGAAGGTTACGTTGGCGCTGACCTAGAAGCGTTATGCAGAGAGTCTGCAATGATTGCATTACGAGAAAATTTAGAGGCAAATGTAGTTACAGGCCAGCATTTTGAGAAAGCCATACAAACAGTAAGACCTTCTGTAACTAAAGAGACTATTGAGTATTATAATAGAATTGCTAAAGAGCTTACAAGTGGTGTTAAGAAGAAAGAGGAAATAGGAGTGGGATATAGGTGA
- a CDS encoding MFS transporter, with product MRSNALLFLSNFALSSTFILIPLFAKELKASDLELGVTGLAYGSSVFLASYIFGRASDIYGRRIFLLSGLLASSLAFILQIFAFNALALIIARFMVGFCVGIYPPSLIAYVAESKKRMGKFASYGSLGMGAGTLVAGIIGIYWQVFLLGSLLFVIAFIMALTLEESKKQIIHVPLFPKKVLKENLAVYSAFFLRHTGASAVWIIFPVYLSILGASKAWIGAIYALNALSQFVFMQLIDKFKSSKLVATGLISSGITFISFFLVQNFYHIFLLQLLLGFSWACLYVGSLKFVTERTLEKATSVGLLNSAWSISTVLGPFLGGALAQVLGYRNVILFAVAMCFIALSMFRVAKRY from the coding sequence ATGAGATCCAACGCATTACTATTTCTAAGTAACTTTGCACTATCTAGCACTTTTATATTAATTCCACTTTTTGCAAAAGAGCTTAAAGCAAGCGACTTAGAGCTTGGAGTTACAGGTTTAGCTTACGGGAGCTCTGTTTTCCTAGCTTCTTATATCTTCGGTAGAGCCTCAGATATCTACGGTAGAAGAATATTTTTGCTGTCTGGTTTGCTAGCAAGCTCACTAGCTTTTATTTTGCAAATTTTCGCTTTCAACGCCCTCGCCTTAATTATTGCAAGATTTATGGTTGGATTTTGTGTAGGTATCTATCCTCCTTCACTTATAGCTTATGTGGCTGAATCTAAAAAGCGTATGGGCAAATTCGCATCTTACGGCTCTTTAGGTATGGGCGCAGGTACTCTCGTAGCAGGCATTATCGGTATTTACTGGCAGGTATTTCTACTAGGCTCTCTACTCTTTGTTATTGCTTTTATAATGGCTTTAACCCTTGAGGAAAGCAAGAAACAAATTATTCACGTACCATTATTTCCTAAAAAAGTATTAAAAGAAAACCTTGCTGTTTACTCGGCATTCTTTTTAAGGCATACTGGTGCTAGTGCAGTCTGGATAATATTCCCAGTCTATCTTTCAATTCTAGGTGCTAGCAAAGCATGGATAGGCGCAATCTATGCACTCAATGCACTTTCGCAATTTGTTTTTATGCAACTAATTGATAAATTCAAAAGCTCAAAGTTAGTCGCTACAGGACTAATCTCATCAGGAATAACTTTTATCAGTTTCTTTCTGGTACAGAATTTCTATCACATATTTTTACTGCAATTATTGCTCGGCTTTTCATGGGCTTGCTTATATGTAGGCTCTCTTAAATTCGTTACAGAAAGAACTTTAGAAAAAGCCACAAGCGTTGGTTTGCTAAATTCGGCATGGAGTATTTCGACAGTTCTAGGACCTTTTTTAGGTGGCGCACTAGCTCAAGTTTTGGGCTACAGAAATGTAATTTTGTTTGCAGTAGCTATGTGCTTTATAGCGCTTTCAATGTTTAGAGTAGCTAAACGTTACTAA
- the rqcH gene encoding ribosome rescue protein RqcH, protein MERKEQLSSLDFGVLVKELQALINSRVDKIHQISNQELLIRLRAKDRKINLFINTLGWVFVVSKGEKIALPSALSDFALGLRKYIANGIITKIVQKDFDRIIELEIKKANANYKLVLELFGKGNVVLVHENKVLLCASKLVRRHRIVKPSSEYLYPPSKISILRVSAEDFKSLLSSKRSIASILVSDFNLSKIYVQEACQLVNIDPRAIANSLDVDKIISLYNKIKELVEGSAKPRIVFKDGKPLDVVPIPLSLYDNYEFKELSTFNNAVEEFYWLLQKELEEEKEKAALKKELEKLQYILSAQEQKLIDYEKEAIDGKEFGDLITENYLELEELLKRIARNEDVSKFRVSELNKKEGFVEVVIKNKKLKLDLRKSAFENAAHYYQLSKKAKRKASSVKNAILETEQKIEKLGKEAPSAVKEPIEKKKFWFEKYKWFITSDNVLVLAGRDAGSNERLVKRHLKADCAYVHAEVHGAPSVVVRGRSDTALKEACEFALLHSKAWSSKLASGDAYWVLAHQVSKSAKAGEYVPKGAFVITGKKNYFRNLNVSAGIGLIKIDGIDNVMCAPAATTQKKCTSYVIFEPGVVDKQEFAKKVAKAFNIDIEKIMRILPPGSVKVLECKNIRL, encoded by the coding sequence ATGGAACGAAAAGAACAGCTTTCAAGTTTAGATTTTGGTGTTTTGGTAAAGGAATTGCAAGCGCTAATTAACAGTCGAGTAGATAAAATTCATCAAATTAGCAATCAAGAATTATTAATAAGGCTAAGGGCTAAGGATCGTAAAATTAATTTATTTATTAATACCCTTGGCTGGGTTTTTGTTGTAAGTAAAGGAGAAAAGATAGCTTTGCCTAGCGCGCTTAGCGATTTTGCATTGGGCTTGAGAAAATATATTGCCAATGGCATAATAACGAAAATTGTACAGAAAGATTTTGATAGAATAATAGAACTAGAAATTAAGAAAGCAAATGCAAACTACAAGCTTGTTTTAGAACTTTTTGGTAAAGGTAATGTTGTGTTAGTGCATGAAAATAAAGTTTTATTATGCGCTTCAAAGCTGGTTCGGCGGCATCGCATAGTAAAGCCTTCTTCAGAATATCTATACCCTCCAAGTAAAATTTCTATTCTCAGAGTTTCAGCTGAAGATTTTAAGTCGCTACTGAGCTCAAAAAGAAGTATTGCAAGTATATTGGTCTCTGACTTCAATCTTTCTAAAATTTACGTACAAGAAGCTTGCCAGCTGGTAAATATTGATCCCAGAGCAATTGCAAACTCTTTGGACGTCGATAAAATAATTTCTCTGTATAATAAGATTAAGGAATTAGTCGAAGGAAGCGCAAAGCCCAGAATTGTTTTTAAAGATGGAAAGCCTCTAGACGTTGTACCTATACCACTATCTTTATATGATAACTACGAATTTAAAGAACTCAGTACCTTTAATAATGCAGTTGAAGAGTTTTACTGGCTACTCCAAAAAGAGTTAGAAGAGGAGAAAGAAAAGGCAGCGCTAAAAAAAGAGTTAGAAAAACTACAGTACATATTAAGTGCGCAGGAACAAAAACTTATAGATTATGAAAAAGAAGCTATTGATGGCAAAGAGTTTGGGGATTTGATTACTGAGAATTATTTAGAGCTTGAAGAATTGCTCAAAAGAATTGCTCGTAACGAAGATGTTAGCAAATTTAGAGTATCAGAGCTTAACAAGAAGGAAGGCTTCGTTGAGGTGGTAATAAAAAACAAAAAGCTGAAATTAGATTTGAGAAAGAGCGCTTTTGAAAATGCAGCACATTATTATCAACTCAGTAAAAAAGCGAAGCGCAAGGCGAGCTCAGTCAAAAACGCTATCTTAGAAACGGAGCAAAAAATCGAGAAATTGGGAAAAGAAGCGCCGAGTGCAGTAAAAGAGCCCATAGAAAAGAAAAAATTCTGGTTTGAAAAATACAAGTGGTTTATCACAAGCGATAATGTTCTAGTGCTTGCAGGTAGAGATGCAGGGAGCAACGAAAGACTTGTAAAAAGGCACTTAAAGGCTGACTGCGCTTATGTGCATGCTGAAGTGCATGGCGCACCTAGCGTTGTTGTAAGAGGAAGAAGTGATACTGCGCTAAAAGAAGCTTGCGAATTCGCATTACTTCATTCTAAGGCATGGAGCTCTAAACTTGCTAGTGGCGACGCTTATTGGGTTTTAGCACATCAAGTGAGCAAATCTGCGAAAGCTGGCGAATACGTTCCAAAAGGCGCTTTTGTTATTACAGGCAAAAAGAACTATTTTAGAAATTTGAATGTAAGCGCAGGTATCGGATTGATAAAAATAGATGGTATTGATAATGTAATGTGTGCTCCAGCAGCTACAACACAGAAAAAATGCACTAGCTATGTTATTTTCGAGCCAGGTGTAGTTGACAAGCAAGAATTTGCTAAAAAAGTGGCGAAGGCTTTCAATATTGATATTGAAAAAATAATGAGAATTTTACCGCCCGGAAGTGTGAAAGTTCTGGAATGTAAAAATATTAGATTATAA